Below is a genomic region from Treponema sp. OMZ 798.
AATTGTTACTTCATAATCGCTGATTGAAGGATCGTTCGGCTTAAACTCATAAGCTTCAGACCTTTCGGTTGTAAGTTCTCCTGTAAAATAATTTACAATGGCTTGCTGAGTCCCCTTAAAATAGTACATTTTTCCACTGTGTTCAATAGCCAAAAGCCACTTATCTGATATTACAAAGGCAGGGTGATGAACCTTTTCCTTGGCAGTTCCATTAGTGTTGAGCGTTTCCTTTGATTCAACAAAAAAATCATTATCGGGATTCTGTTTGCTTGGAACATAAAACCTAAGTTTTGCCTTTTCAATATTGGGAATCTGTGCGATATTCTCTCCCTTTATTGTAATATTAAAATATCGGCTACGCTTTGCCATGGGAAATATATCTTCTGATGGTAATTCTTTTTTTTCATCAACACCAAAATCAATTAAAGAAGCCTCTTCAAGCTTATCTGTAAGACTTGCACGACCTCCATCCATCTTTAACCATTTAAAAGGTTTAGCCCAGTACTTAAAGCGTTCTCCTACATAGAATCCGAGATAGTATTTTCCTGGAAATATCCGTCCGTGTTTGTTTGGATCAAAATTTGGGAAGGGGCCTCCTTTATGCAAATATAACTCCTTTATCGGGCTATATTGATTATTTTCAAGCCTTGCTCCAAAGGGGATTCCTAGCTCATATTTAAAATTGGAGGAATTAAAGTCCGTACCTTCTTTAAATAGGCGGGCAAACAAAAAATCATTATCATAGTAATAGTTAGAACCTCGAATCATTAAATCTGCGTTCGTTATGCTAAGTTCGGCATATGGTCTATTTACTATTAAATCTTTTGACTCAGTACCGTTAAGCTCAATCCTTTCGGCATTTTCTTTGTCAAGTTTTTTATCATACCAGAATTCATATCCATGATAGGTATCGATATGTGTTAATTTTATATAATAGGAGCCCTGCGGTAGATGTTTAAAAGAAAAGTCCTTATTTAAGGATAGGCTTAAAAAAGGAGTCTCTTTTTGATCCTTATATAATTCAACCGTACCTATGTGTCCCAAATAGTCTCCATAGATGTCATTGACTTTTAAGTTAAGCACGGACTGAGCTGTATCAGGATATGCTATATTGATGGTTTCCTCGCCCATGTTAAACCTTATCTTTTGACCATCCGCTTTATTTAAAGAGAATTTATCCCTTTCAGACATCCAAAGCTCAGGTGATGTAGCTGCAACTGTAGCATGTTTCTCTGGCTCATGCTTTATGTTTACAAAATATTCACGAGCTAAAACTGTGTTGCCGTTAGGAATTCGTACAGGTTTTCCGTCCTCTTTATTCTTCAAAAAAAATACATTATAATGGCCTCCATAGGGAGGGGGAGCATATTGTATCTTTACATCAGGATACCACAAATCATAGTTGGCTTCTGAAGATTCAATAGTCATAATACAGCTATCATCAAAATCATCTCCAATCTGTTTGCCCATCCAGAACTCGTTGAGATAGATATGCTCATTTTTTTCAGAGAGATATCCTTCAAGGTACTTAAATGCAAATTTATGTCCAAGGGGCATAAAAGCATTAAAATTTACTGTCTTCTTATCTTCAAAGGCTCTTATTGTATATAAAATTTGGCCTTTAGGGTCTGTAAATTCTATTTTACTTACATAATATCTTCCAACATCTTCAAACTTATAGGGTGTTTCAAAACTTGAGTTATCTGCCTTGTGCTTCATGGTAAAATTAACTATTTTAGCTTGGGGATATTTAAAGGTATATGTTACATCTTCACTTCCGTTACCTTCATAGGTTATAACACTTGCCTCATCTTTAGAAAAAACAGCCGTTCCGCCGTCTTTATAGTAACATCTTAAAATAATAGGTTCAGTTGATTGACTTGAAGCATAGGTTTTATATTCAAGTATACGCTTTTCCCCTAAAAAAACATCACTCAAGCTTATATCTTTATAATCATTAATTATATCTTTCATGGATGAGCCATCATGTTGTTGCAAAATGCCCTGTATATCCCTTGGGATGATAGGGTTGAATTAGTTTTATGCCCTCTAAATTTACCTTACAAGCTTCTTCTTCCTTTATTGTTACTGTATAGGCTGGATTTTCAGGCGTATGTCCTGCTTCTTCTTTAAGCCAAAGGTCATAATATTCGGTTTTATTTTCATTAATGCCCTCATAAGAAAACTTGACATAATAAGAACCCTGATCAGTTAAGTATTCCATTGTGGGATTCATAGAAGATTTTTTACCTATGTTAAAACTTTGCTTAGCAAGAAGCTCTTTTTTGTCGTTTAAGATGGAAACCGTATATTTTACATCTTTCGGATTAGTAGGGCTAAATGTGCGTTTTGGCATCTGGACGCTAAGAACAGATTTTTTTAAAATTGTGATAAGCCCCAGATCAGCACCTTTTTCATCGGTAATATTAATAATATTAGCATCAAAGCTGCTTTTGCCGTTATACCACTGTATAAAGGGCCCAAGAGAATTAGGAGTAGCTGATGTTCCTGTAAATTTTATAAGGTATTTTCCTTTTTCCAGATTTTTAAATTCAAATGAACCATCCGTAACTTTCGAAATAGTAAATTTAATATTTTTCCAGTATTCTCCATCTTCTTTGTACAGCTCAACACCTGCAATTAAGGGATTTCCATCATATTTGAGAGAGCCTTTTATTACACCCTTTTCCGCCGGTTTAATCGTTACATCATTTCCGCCGCTGTTTTGCTCGGGAGTCTTGTTTTGACTTAAACCTGTAGGACAAGCACTAAAAAATAATAAAATTAAAGTGCCTAACAATAAAAAAGTTAAGATTTTTTATACATAAAATTTACCTCCAAAAATAAAATATTTAGATTAAAAAACACACAATATAGTTAAAAAGATTAAAAAATCTAAATTTGACGATTATTATCATAAAAAAATACTATTTTGTCTAGTGGTCTTTATCAATTTTCAAAAAATTGTTTTTTGTTCAGATGTTTTTTAGAATACTCAGCTCGTATTTCAGGGTTAATTTGCTTTACCTATTGCATAATATATATATATATATATATAATAAGTATGTTACTGATTTACAGAAGATATGGTGTATATAAAA
It encodes:
- a CDS encoding prealbumin-like fold domain-containing protein → MLGTLILLFFSACPTGLSQNKTPEQNSGGNDVTIKPAEKGVIKGSLKYDGNPLIAGVELYKEDGEYWKNIKFTISKVTDGSFEFKNLEKGKYLIKFTGTSATPNSLGPFIQWYNGKSSFDANIINITDEKGADLGLITILKKSVLSVQMPKRTFSPTNPKDVKYTVSILNDKKELLAKQSFNIGKKSSMNPTMEYLTDQGSYYVKFSYEGINENKTEYYDLWLKEEAGHTPENPAYTVTIKEEEACKVNLEGIKLIQPYHPKGYTGHFATT